From the genome of Oryza glaberrima chromosome 1, OglaRS2, whole genome shotgun sequence:
TTCGTTAGTTTTTAGGGCAACTATGTTTTTTCCTTGCTTTACAGTTTAATAGTGATTTTACCTTCGCTTTTTAGGGTTTATGATTTTACCCTTGTTTTTTTAAAGTGAAGCAGCCATCTGCCTCTGGTTTCGACGGTAGTTAGGTGGGCCCAGAATTTTCGAATTAAACGAAAAAAGAAAGTGATATTCTAATTTGTCAATGACCATCCTACCCTTGGTTCACTGAAAGAGCCAACCTGCTGGAACGATTTCCCCAAATCGAAAAGATCTAGAACCCTAGCgagaagcggcggcgcgcgaaggCCAGGGCGCGgcagggaggcgcggcggccccGCGGGCCAGCGTGCGgtggagaggggcggcggcgcttTGCGCGCTGGTAGGGAGGGCGAAGAGGAGCGGCATCCTCGCGCTGCGGACCGGCGGGCGCGCGCACAGCCAGGCTCGTCAGCCGTCGTCGCCACTGCCCGGCGTCCAGCCGCCGGCTGCTGCGCGCACCGACTTGTCACCACCCCAGCACGTCCTCCACGTATTCAAGCGCTACGGTCCACCGCGGCAGCGTCGACGTCCTTGTCCGCAAACATGGTGGTGGCAGCTTCCTCATCGAGCAGCAGCAACTCATCCTCGAGGGGAAGGGCCCACGGCAACAACACTTTATACTTGTGTATAATTTCTCTTCGGGTGTGTTCGGAAGAACTGGCTGCTGCAGTGCTGCAGCTGCGCTGCTGCAGCAGCTACAGTATCAACAGTAGCCAGATAACAGCAGCAGCCAGCCCAACGTCTACATAACAATTCATACTTGTGCAGCCGAACGGCTGCGCTACGGCAGCGCAGCGTATACAGCTGCGGAAACAAgctgccgaacacacccttcgTTTCTGAGTTCATGGCTATCTTTGTCTCTCTTATCTTCTCCCTTTTGCTATCTCTATATTTGTGATTGCCATGGAAATACAGAAGACGAGGGGCCGCTGATGTATTGACTTGTGAGTTCTAGTTTGGGGGCTTTCGTTTGCAAGGATTTTCATTTGATTGATCTTCTTGATTTGTTATTTTGGATCGAAGCTGGCTGCCTTCATGCCGTGTTGCATACCATACTTCAGTctggtcggtcagaccgatgatCGAGACCGAAGTATCGATTAACCGAACTTTCGGTTTGTATATCTGTGAGGACAAGTTCTGTCATCAATTCTAAATGTTAACATAATAAATTGTGTTAAAATTATTGCTAAAATTCCGTGAAAATTGTCCTAAATATTGTGTTCTGTCaacttttacaaaatttgtcAACATTTAACTTGAAATACGCACAAATTTAACTTGGAACATGTCCAGTGTTGATGCCAAAATTATTGATTTCAATAGTAGGGGTATATTTGTCCATTCACCacatatttaacaccgttatcATGAGTTAACAGGCTGCTTCACTTTAAAAAAGCagggcaaaatcacaaacccAAAAAGCAGGGGCAAAATTACGATTAATCTATAAAGTAATGATAGGAACACAATTGCCCGTAGGAACACAATTGCCCCTAGTTTCTACTCGTATTACTCACGCACTAATTATCTATAATGGGATAAAATTACATACAGAAATTcttgtatattttattttagttacaTATAAGACATATACGCGCATACTCACACCCAAATACATCTCTCTAATAACACATGCTTAAAAATACGAAAACCAGCAACTCACTATGGGAATGTCTAGATCGATTTTAAACGTCTGAAATCACTTTTCTATTTCATTGTGTGATAATGTAATATTTCTCACAACCATTTACTATTAAACAAAGTTCCTTCTTTTCAAAATGGCTCAACAATAAATTATTCTAGCTAACAACAaaaatcataatatatatatcataaaaaatatttagtatcACTTATTGCTTATTTGTTATTCACTCGTTTGAATCAAATGTTAGAGTACTCTATGATATTAAAAGATATTGTGGGACAATTTGTACAAGCGGCAAAAGCAATAGTGGGACGGTAGATTGGCTGTCATCGTCACTAGATAATTTCTAAGGAGTACAGAAAGGGTAGCATAGATATTTAAAATCGAGGAAATACGAATGGCTGATTATTTTAGATGTGTTTAGGGGTGAATTTGGATTGATTTAGATGTTGATGGTGTGTGTAACCCCAAGTTGcagggatggcaatggggccCCGTTCCCCGTCACCCGGTGGGGAATTCCTCTATTAGGGtgccaaaacaggagagaaatcATCCCCATGGGATGTTAACGGGCGAAATTCATACCCATCGGGTGAGCGGGGATGGGGACCCGGTAACTGCCTGCCTGTCATGTGGGTCCTATCTTTCTCACACACATATAGCCTGTGTGTACGTCTATTTCTTCAAGCAAGgagactagctagctagttactcCACATCCGTATCTGTATGCATGCAAACTAAACTAGTCCTATTTATTTGTAAATCTAGGACCTGTGAGTTGTGTGTCTCGTTCTCTTCGATCTCCATCCTATCACTGTGATAGCTCATGCTTGGATTGagggattgattgattgatctcTTCTCTGATTTTTTTGTGATTGAGCCCACTGTAACTGTAGCGATTACCGGGGGTATTATGGCCCGTGGGTACCCGCGCGGGGCCGGGGACGGGACGGGAGACCGGGGATGGGGAACCCAAGCATAAATTGGAGGCGCCGGCCATCTCTCCTCTAGACCTCCTGACTCTAAATCTCCTCCATTCCCCCAAATCCATCCATCATGGAGTTCCctcatcgccaccaccaccacggccaccgcggcgacgacgacgacgacgatcgccgccgccatcccgctcccgctcccgcctaCGGCCACGACTCAGCCCCTCCGCCGGGTCCCTACGGCCAAGCGCCTCCTCCGGCTGATCCCTACGCTCGCCACCCGCCTTCCCACGACTACGCTCATCCTCCTCCGGCGTATGGGGGAGGGGGCTACGGCAACGTCGTCCACGTTTCCCACGAGGTCTCCGACCACCAGAGGCCCACGCCGCACTACGGTGGATCTGAGTACATCAGCCCCGTCCAAGAGACCCGCCCTTACcacggtggcggaggagccccACCGGTGACCCACAGGATCTACTGCAAGGCCGGGGAGGACAACTACAGCCTCGCCGTCAGAGATGGCAAGGTCTGCCTCGTCCGCTCCGATCGCGACGACCTCACGCAGGTACCTACCTCCCTCCCTACTTCTTCAATTTCGCGCGCGATTCATCCCCCTCCCTCATCTTCAGTCAAAACAATTGctagtaattaattatgtgaTGATGGATGCAGCACTGGGTGAAGGACATGAAGTACAGCACGAGAGTGAAAGACGAGGAAGGGTACCCTGCCATGGCGCTCGTCAACAAGGCCACCGGCGACGCCCTCAAGCACTCCATCGGCCAATCCCACCCTGTACGTATTTCCTCTTTTCCTCTGCCTCTCTTACAATCTTTTGCCAACCAACACCAACTTCAGTTTGCTGCGGCTTGCGACATCCAGAGACGTGCGTGTCACCCCGTCCGTGCAAGTCCAAATTAGCTTGCCTACATTAAACCAGTTTGGAATTGAATTATTAATTTAAGGATTTGCTACTCTACAGGACTAAAATATCACATTTCTATTCACAACTTGTCCAATCTGTATCACTAGGATTAAAATATCCTTTTTAGTCTGAGGTCTTCTACTCGCTCGCACCATTGATACTATTTTATCTTCCTTTTGGTTGGGACAATTAATagtatatgcttgcatgttcaTTGTCATGTCTAGAAAATATTGCGAGACTCTGTTACTGCATCCTTACAATCGCAACCAACAACTTAAGATCTGTGATAGTTCGGGATTGGCATCCAcccatccatgatccatgtgCCGCATGCATGTTGGTGGGGTGGGGTGTCCATGTCCTTGTCTGTCATGTGAAAAAGAATTATTAGTATGCAATTGCCATGAACACAATTTTGGGATCTCAAGTTGTACCATTCCTGCTGATCGAAAGTTAAGTAAAATCACTCACTAACTCCCGTTCAATAAGTTAAGTGTTGTAAGATCTCTGGTTAGTATGTACTGCAGTGAAGAATTGCTAGGAGGAATATATAATTtgtcatggatggatggatggatggacagGTCCGTTTGGTGCGCTACAATCCAGAGTACATGGACGAGTCTGTGCTGTGGACGGAGAGCAGGGACGTTGGGAGTGGGTTTAGGTGCATCAGGATGGTGAACAACATCTACCTCAACTTCGACGCGCTCCATGGAGACAAGGACCACGGCGGCGTGCGCGACGGAACCACCCTGGTGCTCTGGGAGTGGTGCGAGGGTGACAACCAGCGCTGGAAGATTGTTCCCTGGTGTAAGTTATACTTCTCAGACACTATCTctgctctgtttttttcttctttctcaaACAGACAATCTCACTAGCTACA
Proteins encoded in this window:
- the LOC127782038 gene encoding ricin B-like lectin R40G3, whose product is MEFPHRHHHHGHRGDDDDDDRRRHPAPAPAYGHDSAPPPGPYGQAPPPADPYARHPPSHDYAHPPPAYGGGGYGNVVHVSHEVSDHQRPTPHYGGSEYISPVQETRPYHGGGGAPPVTHRIYCKAGEDNYSLAVRDGKVCLVRSDRDDLTQHWVKDMKYSTRVKDEEGYPAMALVNKATGDALKHSIGQSHPVRLVRYNPEYMDESVLWTESRDVGSGFRCIRMVNNIYLNFDALHGDKDHGGVRDGTTLVLWEWCEGDNQRWKIVPW